The following coding sequences lie in one Synechococcus sp. PCC 7336 genomic window:
- a CDS encoding DUF1269 domain-containing protein has protein sequence MSELIAVTFEDKFKAEEVRLALEKMQKQHLLDLEDAVVVVKNRDGKINLKQSYNLVAAGMARGSLWGLAIGLLLFNPILGVATGTAFGAISGAVADIGIDDDFIKELSKTLEPETSALFVLVRKATPDKVLEELKPFQGKILQTSLSKEDEAKLEAALNEAEPVATA, from the coding sequence ATGAGTGAGCTCATTGCAGTCACATTCGAAGACAAGTTTAAGGCTGAAGAAGTCCGTTTGGCCTTAGAGAAAATGCAAAAGCAGCATCTGCTCGATCTTGAAGATGCTGTAGTGGTCGTGAAGAATCGAGACGGCAAAATCAACCTGAAGCAATCTTATAACTTGGTCGCCGCAGGAATGGCTAGAGGTAGTTTGTGGGGCCTCGCCATCGGCCTACTGTTATTCAATCCTATTCTCGGTGTTGCAACAGGTACAGCTTTTGGAGCAATATCGGGGGCTGTTGCAGATATTGGCATCGATGATGACTTTATCAAAGAACTCAGTAAAACATTAGAGCCGGAAACCTCTGCATTATTTGTTTTGGTTAGAAAGGCTACGCCAGATAAAGTCCTCGAAGAGTTAAAACCCTTTCAAGGAAAAATTCTTCAAACCTCACTATCGAAAGAGGATGAAGCGAAGCTAGAGGCTGCTTTGAATGAGGCCGAGCCTGTGGCTACAGCATAA
- a CDS encoding nucleotidyltransferase family protein, which produces MSATSSYRQTILTRLRDRLDTIHSYGVTSLSLFGSASRDEATEISDLDFLVEFEGNTTFDRYMDLKFFLEDLFNRPVDLVTKRSLKPQIRAIVLEEAIDVT; this is translated from the coding sequence ATGTCAGCTACTTCCTCCTACCGACAAACCATTCTCACTCGCCTACGGGATCGTCTAGATACCATCCACAGCTACGGCGTAACCTCCCTTTCCCTGTTTGGCTCTGCCTCTCGCGACGAAGCCACAGAAATCAGCGATTTAGATTTTCTCGTGGAATTTGAAGGCAATACTACCTTCGATCGCTACATGGACTTAAAATTCTTCCTCGAAGACCTCTTCAACAGACCCGTCGATCTCGTGACTAAGAGATCGCTCAAACCCCAAATCCGTGCCATTGTGCTAGAGGAAGCAATTGATGTCACGTAA
- a CDS encoding helix-turn-helix domain-containing protein, whose product MTGKLKLDIAESVEELKSLMYLQKMVGTHARIHALYLLKLGVVKTVGDVALLLGRDRITIQRWLKLYRDGGLEALLTVKHSPGRKPAIPADILVQLGRVLDPPRQLDTYAEVRGWLKQEFNLDVSYKVVRDTVRNRLSIDLKTEAGTSSAGDRH is encoded by the coding sequence ATGACAGGCAAGCTCAAACTCGATATTGCAGAATCTGTCGAAGAACTCAAATCGCTGATGTATCTCCAGAAAATGGTGGGGACTCACGCGAGAATCCACGCTCTTTATCTTCTCAAGTTAGGCGTGGTTAAAACTGTTGGCGATGTCGCGCTCCTATTGGGTCGCGATCGCATTACGATTCAGCGCTGGTTGAAGCTCTATCGCGATGGCGGCCTAGAGGCCCTCTTAACCGTCAAGCACAGCCCGGGAAGAAAGCCGGCGATTCCAGCAGACATCTTGGTGCAACTCGGGCGCGTACTCGATCCGCCCCGACAGCTCGACACTTACGCAGAGGTGCGGGGCTGGCTCAAGCAGGAATTCAATCTCGATGTCTCGTATAAAGTGGTTCGCGACACGGTGCGCAATCGTTTGAGCATTGACCTCAAAACCGAAGCTGGCACATCGTCAGCAGGCGATCGCCATTAA
- the glgB gene encoding 1,4-alpha-glucan branching protein GlgB, with product MPATLSSEQIEHLVYNQYASPFDYLGPHKLDDNGLSRWVVRAIFPNAETVELIDRSTQTTYPMQSEHLDSYFEHQFAPGQNLPDYQFKVKRAGKIETLFDPYRYRTPRLSELDIYLFREGNHHRVYEKLGAHPAEVEGVAGVNFAVWAPNARNVSVLGDFNQWDGRQHQMQMLGNSGVWQLFIPGLALGTVYKFELKNQAGHILEKSDPYGFRQEPRPKTGSIVTNLNDYTWSDEDWMKHRQTSDPLKQPISVYEMHLGSWMHQSADVPLEANDGSTELASIDYKDNTRFLSYRELADKLIPYVKELDFTHIELLPVAEHPFDGSWGYQAIGHYAATSRYGSPQDLMYFIDRCHQNNIGVIVDWVPGHFPKDGHGLAHFDGTHLYEHEDPRKGEHKGWGTLIFNYSRNEVRNYLIANAVFWFDKYHIDGIRVDAVASMLYMDYDREDGEWVANDYGGRENIEAIDFLKNLNYVIFDYFPGTLSIAEESTAWPMVTWPTHVGGLGFNLKWNMGWMHDMLDYFSMDPWFRQFNQNLVTFSIMYVYSENYMLALSHDEIVHGKSNIIGKVTGDEWGKFASMRCLYGFMYAHPGKKTLFMSMEFGQWNEWNVWDDLSWELLQFEPHAKLKDYIAALNQLYKQEPALHDNDFDPSGFQWIDCNDTSGVVSFIRRAKDSSNYLVAVCNFSPEIRRNYRIGVPEHRFYRELLNSDAIEFWGSGEGNLGGKHSDGWAYHEQPYSIELCLPPLSMTLLKPGDLPQLADA from the coding sequence ATGCCTGCGACCCTGTCCTCCGAGCAAATCGAACATCTCGTTTACAACCAATACGCCAGCCCCTTCGACTACTTAGGGCCGCACAAACTGGACGATAATGGCCTCAGTCGCTGGGTGGTCCGCGCCATTTTTCCGAATGCGGAAACAGTCGAGCTGATCGATCGCTCCACCCAAACCACCTATCCCATGCAGTCGGAGCACCTCGACAGTTACTTCGAACATCAGTTTGCACCGGGTCAAAACCTGCCCGACTATCAATTCAAAGTGAAGCGGGCGGGCAAAATCGAAACCCTCTTCGACCCCTATCGCTACCGTACTCCTCGTCTCTCCGAGCTAGACATCTATCTGTTCCGCGAAGGCAACCACCACCGCGTCTACGAGAAGTTAGGTGCCCATCCCGCCGAAGTAGAAGGCGTGGCTGGCGTTAACTTTGCCGTTTGGGCTCCCAATGCCCGCAATGTCAGTGTTTTGGGCGACTTCAACCAATGGGACGGACGCCAGCACCAAATGCAGATGCTGGGTAATAGCGGTGTCTGGCAACTGTTTATTCCGGGATTGGCGCTCGGCACCGTCTACAAATTTGAACTCAAAAATCAAGCGGGCCACATTCTAGAAAAATCCGATCCCTACGGATTCCGGCAAGAACCTCGACCCAAAACCGGCTCGATCGTCACCAACCTCAACGATTACACCTGGTCGGACGAAGACTGGATGAAACACCGTCAAACCAGCGACCCGCTCAAACAACCGATTTCTGTGTACGAGATGCATCTGGGCTCGTGGATGCATCAATCCGCCGATGTTCCCCTCGAAGCCAACGATGGCAGCACTGAATTGGCCTCGATCGACTACAAAGACAACACCCGCTTTCTCTCTTATCGCGAACTTGCGGACAAGCTCATTCCTTACGTTAAAGAATTGGACTTCACCCATATCGAGCTATTGCCCGTTGCCGAGCATCCGTTTGACGGCTCTTGGGGCTACCAGGCGATCGGCCACTACGCCGCCACCTCCCGCTACGGCTCCCCCCAAGATCTGATGTATTTCATCGATCGCTGCCACCAAAACAACATCGGCGTGATTGTGGACTGGGTACCCGGCCACTTCCCCAAAGACGGCCACGGTTTGGCCCATTTTGACGGCACGCACCTCTACGAGCACGAAGACCCTCGCAAGGGCGAACATAAGGGCTGGGGCACCCTCATCTTTAACTACAGCCGCAACGAAGTGCGCAACTACCTAATTGCCAATGCGGTATTCTGGTTCGACAAATACCACATCGACGGCATTCGGGTAGATGCAGTCGCGTCAATGCTTTATATGGACTACGATCGCGAGGATGGCGAGTGGGTTGCCAATGATTATGGCGGTCGGGAAAATATCGAGGCGATCGACTTCCTCAAAAACCTCAACTACGTCATCTTCGACTACTTCCCCGGCACACTCTCTATCGCGGAAGAGTCCACCGCTTGGCCGATGGTCACCTGGCCCACCCACGTCGGCGGCTTGGGCTTCAACCTCAAATGGAATATGGGTTGGATGCACGACATGCTGGATTACTTCAGCATGGATCCTTGGTTCCGCCAGTTCAACCAGAACTTAGTTACGTTCTCGATTATGTACGTCTACAGCGAGAACTATATGCTGGCGCTGTCCCACGACGAGATCGTCCACGGCAAGAGCAACATCATCGGCAAAGTCACGGGAGACGAATGGGGTAAGTTTGCCAGCATGCGCTGTCTGTACGGATTCATGTACGCTCATCCCGGCAAGAAAACGCTGTTTATGAGTATGGAGTTCGGCCAGTGGAACGAGTGGAATGTATGGGATGACCTCAGTTGGGAGCTATTGCAGTTCGAACCCCATGCCAAACTGAAGGACTATATAGCCGCTTTGAACCAGCTCTACAAGCAAGAACCCGCCCTACACGATAATGACTTCGACCCGTCGGGATTCCAGTGGATTGACTGTAACGACACCTCTGGTGTGGTGTCTTTTATCCGTCGCGCTAAAGATTCCAGTAATTATTTAGTGGCGGTGTGCAATTTCTCTCCCGAAATTCGCAGAAACTATCGTATTGGCGTGCCCGAGCATCGCTTCTATCGCGAACTTTTGAACTCAGATGCGATCGAATTTTGGGGGTCGGGCGAAGGCAACTTAGGGGGCAAACATTCCGATGGGTGGGCCTATCACGAGCAGCCTTATTCGATTGAGTTGTGCCTTCCTCCTCTGTCAATGACGCTCCTCAAGCCTGGAGACTTGCCACAATTGGCTGATGCATAA
- a CDS encoding proteasome-type protease, with amino-acid sequence MTYCLGIINRFGIVMASDSRTNAGTDYISAYKKIFDLSLPGERVLVICVSGNLSITQGVMTRLKRDIRDRTEINLHTFSNMFDVAAYTGEKIREVQSKDRDWLEKDNIDYSCSFLLGGQIKGEEPQLYLIYSQGNFIQATMETPFLQLGETKYGKPILDRTVTYETSLSDLAKCALLSIDSTMKSNISVGPPINLILYRNDSLELDHTLQLRLGDPYLAKIRKLWEQSLRQAFEAMPDIEWQAEENGLEDEILID; translated from the coding sequence ATGACTTACTGCCTAGGGATCATTAATCGCTTTGGCATTGTGATGGCCAGCGACTCTCGCACCAATGCAGGCACAGATTATATATCGGCATATAAAAAGATTTTTGATTTATCCCTGCCTGGAGAAAGAGTTCTTGTTATTTGCGTATCCGGCAATCTTTCAATCACCCAAGGGGTGATGACCCGTCTAAAGCGAGATATTCGCGATCGGACAGAAATCAATCTGCACACCTTTTCCAATATGTTTGATGTCGCCGCCTATACCGGGGAAAAAATTCGAGAAGTTCAAAGCAAAGATCGAGATTGGTTGGAGAAAGATAATATTGATTATAGTTGTAGCTTTTTACTTGGAGGACAAATTAAAGGGGAAGAGCCACAACTCTATTTGATCTATTCTCAGGGGAACTTCATTCAGGCAACTATGGAGACACCCTTTTTACAACTTGGAGAAACCAAATATGGGAAACCGATCCTCGATCGCACTGTGACTTATGAAACCTCCCTTAGCGACCTGGCAAAATGCGCGTTGCTATCAATTGACTCGACGATGAAATCCAATATTTCTGTTGGCCCTCCCATTAATTTGATCCTGTATAGAAATGATAGCCTAGAGCTCGATCATACGTTGCAATTACGTCTTGGCGATCCCTATTTGGCCAAAATCCGCAAGCTATGGGAGCAGTCTCTGCGCCAAGCTTTTGAGGCAATGCCAGATATCGAATGGCAAGCGGAAGAGAACGGGCTGGAAGATGAAATTTTAATTGATTAG
- a CDS encoding Npun_F5749 family FMN-dependent PPOX-type flavoprotein, whose translation MTVSPWKSLLQAAIRRNRSSRAARFLQLATVDAESRPHNRTVVFRGFLPETDLIQLATDRRSEKIEQLQHNPHAAICWYFDKTREQFRLAGAIETVTADTEDDRRQNARYALWSQLSERAKLLWYWPQPKAAREPAIAFLETLPEQSPVPPETFVLLLFRAEEVDRLELLGDPQNRSLLMRTDSGWIEQSVNP comes from the coding sequence TTGACGGTTTCCCCGTGGAAATCCTTGCTGCAGGCAGCCATCCGCCGCAATCGCAGCAGTAGAGCGGCTCGGTTTTTACAGCTAGCAACGGTCGATGCCGAAAGCCGCCCCCACAACCGCACGGTTGTTTTCCGGGGCTTTTTGCCAGAAACAGACCTTATCCAACTGGCCACCGATCGCCGCAGTGAAAAAATCGAGCAGTTGCAGCACAATCCCCATGCAGCCATTTGCTGGTACTTCGATAAAACCCGCGAGCAATTTCGCCTCGCGGGGGCGATCGAGACCGTCACCGCCGATACAGAAGACGATCGCCGGCAAAATGCTCGCTACGCACTCTGGAGCCAACTCTCCGAGCGCGCCAAGCTGTTGTGGTACTGGCCCCAGCCTAAAGCAGCTCGCGAGCCGGCGATCGCCTTTCTAGAGACTCTTCCCGAGCAGTCTCCCGTACCTCCCGAGACATTTGTGCTGCTGTTATTCCGTGCAGAGGAAGTCGATCGCCTAGAACTGCTGGGAGACCCTCAAAATCGCTCCCTGCTGATGCGCACAGACAGCGGTTGGATCGAGCAATCGGTCAATCCGTAA
- a CDS encoding DUF86 domain-containing protein, with product MSRNLTLYLDDILTSIAKIDRYTANATRESLTSDELTFDAVMYNLQIIGEAVKNIPIDIRDRYPQIEWRKIAGLRDIVARAYFSIDDEIIWDVICNKLPDLHRQVENLKSELPQSKSVDAQLGRSQCI from the coding sequence ATGTCACGTAACCTCACCCTATACCTCGACGATATCCTTACCAGTATTGCTAAAATCGACCGCTATACCGCCAACGCGACCCGAGAAAGCTTAACCTCAGACGAACTCACCTTCGATGCCGTCATGTATAATCTCCAAATCATTGGAGAGGCGGTCAAAAATATTCCTATTGATATCCGCGATCGCTATCCCCAGATTGAATGGCGTAAAATCGCCGGATTGCGAGACATCGTTGCTCGTGCATACTTCAGCATCGACGACGAAATCATTTGGGATGTGATTTGCAACAAGCTCCCAGACCTCCACCGCCAAGTCGAAAACTTGAAATCAGAACTTCCTCAGTCCAAGTCAGTAGATGCTCAGCTAGGGAGGTCTCAGTGTATCTGA
- a CDS encoding DMT family transporter: protein MYLHSAHTPLWQRSIPLMPFVLWGSGMVVMKGPLAAASPMFIATMRLLPAGILVLVAMWVAQQWLGFEKRSLVPRGWTAWLWVIAFGLIDGSLFEGLLVEGLQETEAGLGSVLIDTQPIAVAMMAAVFYRERLGWLGWLAMLAGVCGITTIGLSPEWGSEGLVWTDVTVSTGTILMLLAALSMAIATVMMRQICKHVDPIVATGWHMVIGSVPLIVRSAATESHQWDLLAPAGWLAVVYIAAFTSALAYALFFYSASRENLTQLSSLTFLTPVFALVLGGIFLHEQLTVVQWWGAILTLGSVYCIHQRDELMERLQAWGEPIRQVEAIRQVEAIAIEESELVREPVEVGR from the coding sequence ATGTACTTGCACTCTGCCCATACTCCCCTCTGGCAACGCTCGATTCCATTGATGCCGTTTGTCTTGTGGGGATCGGGCATGGTGGTGATGAAAGGACCGCTAGCTGCAGCTTCACCGATGTTTATTGCCACCATGCGGCTGTTGCCTGCGGGCATCCTCGTGCTTGTGGCGATGTGGGTGGCGCAGCAGTGGTTGGGGTTCGAGAAGCGATCGCTGGTGCCGCGCGGTTGGACGGCGTGGCTGTGGGTGATTGCCTTTGGCCTGATTGATGGTTCGCTTTTCGAAGGCTTGCTAGTGGAAGGCTTGCAAGAGACCGAGGCGGGCTTGGGGTCAGTTTTGATCGATACTCAGCCGATTGCGGTTGCCATGATGGCAGCAGTATTTTACCGAGAGCGGCTGGGATGGTTGGGCTGGCTGGCGATGCTCGCAGGAGTCTGCGGCATTACAACCATTGGCCTTTCGCCCGAGTGGGGTTCCGAGGGCTTAGTGTGGACCGACGTGACGGTTTCGACCGGCACCATTTTGATGTTGCTGGCAGCACTGTCGATGGCGATCGCCACCGTGATGATGCGGCAAATTTGCAAACACGTCGACCCGATTGTGGCGACCGGCTGGCACATGGTCATCGGCAGCGTTCCCCTGATTGTTCGATCTGCGGCAACCGAAAGCCACCAATGGGATTTGCTCGCGCCCGCAGGTTGGTTGGCAGTGGTCTATATCGCCGCCTTCACCAGCGCATTGGCCTACGCCCTGTTTTTCTACAGCGCCTCCCGCGAGAACCTGACTCAACTCAGCTCGCTCACATTTCTGACACCCGTTTTTGCACTGGTCTTGGGCGGCATCTTTTTGCACGAGCAGTTAACCGTTGTGCAGTGGTGGGGCGCGATCTTGACGCTTGGCAGCGTGTACTGCATTCACCAGCGGGACGAATTGATGGAGCGCTTGCAGGCTTGGGGGGAACCGATCCGGCAGGTGGAGGCGATCCGGCAGGTGGAGGCGATCGCGATCGAGGAGTCCGAACTGGTGCGCGAACCGGTTGAGGTCGGTCGTTGA
- a CDS encoding Dps family protein: protein MLVENLSVPTRTKLDVEIGIRDEDRQAIAEGLSQLLADTYTLYLMTHNFHWNVTGPSFEGLHARFETQYLELAEAIDRIAERIRALGLYAPGSYSEFSRLTSIPPVSGVPVTEEMIRLLVDAQETVVRTARSLLPRLEDCKDQPTLDLVSERIGVHEKNAWMLRSLIVF from the coding sequence ATGTTAGTTGAGAATTTAAGCGTACCGACTCGCACGAAGTTAGATGTCGAGATCGGTATCCGAGATGAAGATCGGCAGGCGATCGCCGAAGGGCTATCCCAATTATTAGCCGATACCTATACGCTTTATCTAATGACCCACAACTTCCATTGGAATGTCACGGGTCCATCCTTTGAAGGCTTGCATGCCCGCTTCGAAACGCAATATTTAGAGCTGGCTGAGGCCATCGACCGAATAGCCGAACGCATTCGTGCGCTGGGGTTGTATGCTCCCGGCTCGTATTCAGAGTTTTCTCGTTTGACCTCGATCCCTCCAGTAAGTGGCGTCCCCGTTACGGAAGAAATGATTCGCCTTCTCGTGGATGCACAGGAAACTGTAGTGCGTACCGCAAGATCGCTCCTGCCTCGGTTAGAAGACTGTAAAGACCAGCCGACTTTGGACCTTGTCTCCGAACGGATTGGAGTCCACGAGAAAAATGCCTGGATGTTGAGAAGTTTAATTGTTTTCTAA